A part of Rickettsiales bacterium genomic DNA contains:
- the umuD gene encoding translesion error-prone DNA polymerase V autoproteolytic subunit has product MSKKIHGGKRKGAGRKAGSNKFGEPTLRMRIPESAKPTVDKILEHVIEMNKPQPSNIELVTPAIARTAVSRPLFSSRVPAGFPSPADDYVELHLDLNEYVDADNPAVFYCWVVGESMTGAGIFDGDLLVVDKSLEAKHNDVVVAVVNNELTVKRLYKRGGEISLHPENPNFPVITFSGDMELTIWGVVSNVTRKLRRSETNRPS; this is encoded by the coding sequence ATGTCAAAAAAAATACATGGTGGAAAACGTAAAGGAGCAGGGCGGAAAGCTGGTTCTAATAAGTTTGGCGAGCCCACATTACGAATGCGAATCCCTGAATCAGCAAAACCGACAGTCGATAAAATCTTAGAACATGTGATTGAGATGAATAAACCTCAACCTAGCAATATCGAGTTAGTTACTCCCGCTATTGCTAGAACTGCTGTTTCTAGGCCGCTTTTTAGTTCGCGCGTTCCTGCTGGTTTCCCATCACCTGCCGATGACTATGTAGAGTTGCACCTAGATTTGAATGAATATGTTGATGCAGATAATCCTGCAGTTTTCTATTGCTGGGTTGTCGGTGAAAGTATGACAGGCGCAGGAATTTTCGATGGAGACTTGCTAGTGGTCGATAAAAGCTTAGAGGCGAAGCATAATGATGTAGTGGTTGCTGTCGTCAATAACGAGTTAACCGTAAAGCGATTGTATAAGCGCGGCGGAGAAATTTCCCTACATCCTGAAAATCCTAATTTTCCAGTTATCACCTTCAGTGGTGATATGGAGCTAACGATATGGGGGGTTGTTTCCAATGTCACACGCAAGTTACGTCGCTCCGAGACGAATCGCCCTAGTTGA
- a CDS encoding Y-family DNA polymerase → MFRPDWEDKPIAVLSNNDGCIIARSNELKAAGIPMGAPYFKFKEQLEQIGAIVVSSNYTLYGDMSARVMNMLGRYTPDLEIYSIDEAWLDLTGFDTATLDAYGREIVNATYKSTGIPVSMGIAPTKVLAKLANRICKKSTLSGRVFNLGSADNIEEILAEFEVGDVWGIGRRLAERLNAHGIYSALDLRDADAKEMRKRYSVVMERLIFELRGIPCLEFEAPEPKQEIMASRSFSQRVTDKESLIESVSFHATRAAEKLRKQGSACGVMRVSIRSGRHNPNERYFAKDAVVRFPVPTADTRRMIAAARLCIEQIYRPNVRYAKAGVSIMDICYASEVQGNIFERPDDSKSQSLMTALDKLNGEYGKRTLHFASEGIKKTWDMKRDRMTPAYTTRWADVPSVS, encoded by the coding sequence GTGTTTAGGCCAGATTGGGAAGATAAGCCCATTGCGGTTCTTTCAAACAATGACGGCTGCATTATTGCGCGTTCAAACGAGTTAAAAGCCGCTGGCATTCCAATGGGTGCGCCTTACTTCAAATTCAAAGAACAGCTTGAGCAGATTGGAGCGATTGTCGTCTCTAGTAATTATACGCTCTACGGTGATATGTCAGCGCGTGTAATGAATATGCTAGGCCGATACACCCCAGACCTCGAAATCTACTCTATAGACGAGGCTTGGCTCGATTTAACGGGGTTTGATACTGCCACGCTCGACGCTTATGGCCGTGAGATTGTAAATGCCACCTATAAAAGCACAGGCATTCCTGTTTCAATGGGAATTGCTCCCACCAAAGTTTTGGCGAAGCTAGCTAATCGAATCTGTAAGAAATCCACCTTGTCAGGTAGAGTGTTTAACCTCGGCAGCGCAGATAACATTGAAGAAATACTAGCCGAGTTTGAAGTAGGCGACGTGTGGGGCATTGGCCGCCGTTTAGCAGAAAGGCTAAATGCACATGGAATTTACTCAGCGTTGGATTTACGTGATGCTGATGCCAAAGAAATGCGGAAGCGTTATAGCGTGGTGATGGAACGACTTATTTTTGAGCTGCGCGGCATACCCTGTTTAGAATTTGAAGCACCCGAACCAAAGCAAGAAATTATGGCATCACGCTCTTTTAGTCAGCGTGTGACAGATAAGGAATCGCTTATTGAGTCAGTTTCTTTTCACGCCACTCGCGCCGCTGAAAAACTTCGTAAGCAAGGTTCGGCCTGTGGAGTGATGCGGGTTTCGATACGCTCTGGCCGACATAATCCGAATGAGCGATATTTTGCCAAGGATGCAGTCGTGCGTTTCCCAGTTCCAACCGCAGATACGCGCCGCATGATTGCTGCCGCGCGATTATGTATCGAGCAGATATATCGACCAAATGTTCGCTACGCAAAAGCAGGGGTTTCAATCATGGATATTTGCTATGCTAGCGAAGTGCAGGGGAATATCTTCGAGCGCCCAGATGATAGTAAATCACAGTCGCTAATGACCGCGCTAGATAAGCTAAACGGTGAATATGGGAAGCGTACCCTTCACTTTGCAAGTGAAGGGATTAAGAAAACATGGGATATGAAGCGCGATAGAATGACTCCTGCTTATACGACCCGCTGGGCTGATGTTCCGAGTGTGAGCTAA
- a CDS encoding site-specific integrase, with protein MPLGTLPPKGKRKTYHDTRLENLNLVVTSTGTKTFYIRKKIEGESKRYRLGNYPDLSVENARNMALDIKNTIAQGDDPFAERNKKKLELTLDELFEIYLERHAIPHKKPYSVKGDVQCYTNHITKTLGKKRLSAINVSDITQIHTTVGKTKIYMANRILALLKTVFNKAIHWSLLEGINPAVRVKQFKEKSRDRFLLQDEIPRFFKALEEEGNLDVRDYVYLSLYTGARRQNVLSLRWADLDLVRGVWRIEESKNGEVLRIPLIDEALSILYEREKSRQTASPYVFSANSKTGHLHDPKKGWSRILERAGIENLRLHDLRRTLGSYQAINGTSLHIIGQSLGHKSLVATQIYSRLTVEPVRKSMSEAVQSIHNLCGTADKYTS; from the coding sequence GTGCCGTTAGGGACTTTACCGCCAAAAGGAAAACGTAAGACATATCACGATACGAGATTAGAAAATTTGAACCTTGTTGTAACATCGACAGGAACAAAAACATTCTACATTCGAAAGAAAATTGAAGGAGAATCCAAGCGCTATCGCCTTGGCAACTATCCCGACCTATCGGTTGAGAACGCGCGTAATATGGCACTCGATATTAAAAACACAATCGCCCAAGGTGATGACCCTTTTGCAGAACGTAATAAGAAGAAGCTAGAACTTACATTAGATGAACTTTTCGAAATTTATTTAGAGCGTCATGCAATTCCACATAAGAAGCCATATTCTGTAAAGGGTGATGTGCAATGTTATACGAATCATATCACTAAGACCCTCGGCAAAAAAAGGCTCTCGGCTATAAATGTGAGTGATATTACGCAGATTCACACGACTGTTGGTAAAACAAAAATTTATATGGCGAATCGTATTTTAGCGTTGCTTAAAACAGTCTTTAACAAAGCCATTCATTGGAGCTTGTTAGAGGGTATTAATCCTGCTGTTCGTGTAAAACAATTTAAAGAAAAATCACGCGACAGGTTTTTACTGCAAGATGAGATTCCTCGTTTCTTCAAAGCACTCGAAGAAGAAGGTAATCTTGATGTACGAGATTACGTTTATTTGAGCCTCTACACAGGTGCGAGGCGTCAGAATGTACTATCATTGCGTTGGGCTGATTTGGATTTAGTACGAGGGGTCTGGCGCATCGAAGAATCTAAAAACGGCGAAGTGCTTCGTATCCCTCTCATTGATGAAGCATTAAGCATTTTGTACGAACGTGAGAAGAGCCGCCAAACGGCTTCGCCATATGTATTTTCAGCCAATAGTAAAACTGGCCACTTACACGACCCAAAGAAGGGTTGGAGTCGTATTTTGGAGCGCGCAGGTATAGAGAATTTAAGATTGCATGATTTACGCCGAACTTTAGGTAGTTATCAGGCAATCAACGGAACAAGCCTACATATTATAGGGCAATCGCTAGGTCATAAAAGCCTTGTAGCCACTCAAATATATTCACGCCTAACGGTTGAGCCAGTTCGGAAATCAATGAGCGAAGCAGTACAATCGATTCATAATCTTTGCGGTACAGCTGACAAATACACCTCCTAG